A genomic window from Lotus japonicus ecotype B-129 chromosome 1, LjGifu_v1.2 includes:
- the LOC130733263 gene encoding uncharacterized protein LOC130733263: protein MEQDPPSTFIRPCKRQDNLASNSRPLIPGPAGAVQAAMIHRRSTDDKPNISTQQFVRQVLQDCHDTDPDFQSNAWLSALQLNGSATPLGAITHHHERVDHVIGVIKSCNPNGFGDATVTLKDPTGTVGASIHHKVFTESVFAKDITVGSVLLLQKVAVFSPRKSNCYLNITLSNVVKVFSKDSAPPPGSFTNITED, encoded by the exons ATGGAACAAGATCCACCATCAACCTTCATCCGCCCTTGCAAACGCCAAGACAACCTTGCCTCCaactctcgtcctctcattcccggCCCAGCTGGCGCCGTCCAGGCCGCCATGATTCACCGCAGATCCACCGACGACAAACCAAACATTTCAACCCAACAATTCGTTAGGCAAGTCCTCCAAGACTGCCACGACACCGATCCCGATTTCCAATCCAATGCTTGGCTTTCAGCCCTGCAATTAAACGGATCTGCCACTCCTCTGGGCGCAATCACTCACCATCATGAAAGAGTAGATCACGTCATCGGTGTTATCAAATCCTGCAATCCCAATGGGTTTGGAGATGCAACAGTTACACTCAAG GACCCTACGGGCACTGTTGGCGCTAGTATCCATCACAAGGTCTTCACTGAAAGCGTATTTGCGAAagacataactgttggatctgttctgcTTCTCCAAAAG GTCGCTGTGTTCTCTCCTAGAAAGTCTAATTGTTATCTGAATATAACCTTGTCCAATGTAGTCAAG GTATTTTCAAAGGACAGTGCACCTCCACCTGGAAGCTTCACAAACATAACAGAAGATTAA
- the LOC130733264 gene encoding uncharacterized protein LOC130733264, with amino-acid sequence MGYLIANRFRVVFISISLKSSYTYLPMRGGAPPLEHPVIAIGHVTNHFVQLKLVSGHPMPPIAPQWEYNVEEPESEWCKPYKERLDRFMAEHTVWIGPCVITNFDLTDITED; translated from the exons ATGGGGTACCTTATTGCTAACCGGTTTCGGGTGGTTTTCATCTCCATCTCGTTAAAATCTAGTTACACTTACCTTCCGATGAGAGGAGGCGCCCCACCGTTAGAACATCCTGTCATAGCTATTGGTCATGTGACcaatcactttgtacag CTGAAGTTGGTGTctggacatcctatgccgccaattgctccCCAATGGGAATACAACGTTGAAGAACCCGAGTCCGAATGGTGTAAACCGTATAAAGAGCGTTTGGATAGATTTATGGCTGAACACActgtttggattggtccttgtgttattaccaactttgatttaacagacataacagaagattga
- the LOC130711140 gene encoding uncharacterized protein LOC130711140, whose protein sequence is MAEFDKLRGPTMRFSFLRDLYPKAVAEGRYEHAARMYLMHLVGATLFADKSGGHSFSARWIGMLQDLERVSEFAWGAMALATLYDQLGQSSRSGVKQMGGYTSLLMAWVFEHFPDRLVRRYANPAYTEDQPRARRWTESRSGHARLDERRVLLDELTADDVTWTPYEAHREWRQRDERALFSGYIRCPYPPAVRPHLPERVMRQFGYIQTIPRHPSEMDRSPAAEAVDAAFAGYVQYSFPEGDPAIEEGQAVGGYMDWYARVSHCFIIPDERRIDLSAVAALRRALEVLELSLEVDDALLPGTQARALTERALRILQDLAGTQGIAYAAGRGGLGAGGRVGGRAGGRAGGRAGGREGGRAGARGGRRGSMTSTFFYDDEMLLLKQDNDVSEGMLLQQQDNVQPISVDTTHLWSTDQIFETVDDLKQWAKNVGKDNGYAIVTGRSDYSRKGGNMYIVLRCSKHGVYIPYKDPKSFKYNSTGSQKCDCPFKLKGRPTEGDKNWWLKVLEGVHNHEPAGSLVGHSYAGRLTEEEKVQVDSMNNNWVPPRHMLATLKENNPGNLSTITQVYNRIKKVKELDRGPLTEMQYLLKKLAEANYVHFERHEEDSGVIMELFWAHPNAIKLFNTFPHVVIMDCTYKTNKFQIPLLEMVGLTSTGLTYSIAFCYMTRERTPDYVWALECMKSLLADPARLPGVIVTDRELALLSAVRNIFPEATHLLCLFHINKNVEAKCKLWVDTTDFKALVMQKWNEVVYAETTTQFEEEWSDMCDMCKDHPRFTSYIYDTWLVHKEKFVKAWTNRVKHFGTTTSNRAESAHASLKKMLRNGKGNLCDSWEAIDRLTIVHHNAIQASFERSINIVEHRFKSPMYKNMRGFVAKHALHLMYDEQNRFWGHGEKCGCVMKVTHGLPCACALQSIASIPYAAVDPFWKILSWEQVPVVESQTSNSGCMPLEIEALWAHFNTLDDAGQSMLRRKLKELYCPQISSLCPPEVKIKHNQSSKERKTKPPRGQSIGSTQRDLSHWEHVDNQTKEQESKASKRKPRLTKTPKTTPTSQAPKSKNKMAMTATGSKIYLPELPSFLWPYIHEVIDVVGDGNCGYRAVAALLDLQNGQDGWPRVREELIVELTLYEKHYTRMWGYDVSH, encoded by the exons ATGGCTGAGTTTGATAAGCTTAGGGGTCCGACTATGAGGTTCAGCTTCTTGCGAGACCTTTACCCGAAAGCTGTTGCAG AGGGGCGGTACGAGCATGCAGCCAGGATGTACCTGATGCATCTTGTTGGCGCGACATTGTTCGCCGACAAGAGTGGGGGGCACTCATTCTCCGCCCGTTGGATAGGCATGCTACAGGATCTTGAGCGGGTGTCGGAGTTCGCGTGGGGCGCCATGGCCCTTGCCacgttgtacgaccagcttgGACAGTCTTCTCGCAGCGGGGTCAAACAGATGGGCGGTTACACTTCCCTGTTGATGGCCTGGGTCTTTGAGCACTTTCCAGACAGGCTCGTTCGCCGGTATGCGAACCCGGCTTACACAGAGGACCAGCCCAGAGCTCGTAGGTGGACAGAGTCACGGTCGGGGCATGCTAGGCTTGACGAGAGGCGAGTACTACTTGATGAGTTGACGGCCGACGACGTCACTTGGACTCCATATGAGGCCCACAGGGAATGGCGACAGCGGGATGAGAGGGCTTTGTTCTCAGGCTACATTCGGTGTCCCTATCCCCCTGCTGTGCGACCTCATCTTCCGGAGCGGGTCATGCGACAGTTTGGGTATATACAGACGATCCCGCGCCACCCTAGTGAGATGGATAGATCTCCCGCAGCTGAGGCTGTTGATGCGGCATTCGCAGGTTATGTGCAGTACTCATTCCCTGAGGGCGACCCTGCTATAGAGGAGGGACAGGCTGTGGGCGGTTACATGGATTGGTACGCTAGAGTGTCTCATTGTTTCATCATACCGGATGAGAGGAGGATTGATCTCAGTGCCGtg GCTGCTTTGCGTAGGGCTTTAGAAGTCCTTGAGTTGTCACTTGAGGTGGATGATGCTTTGCTGCCAGGCACACAGGCCCGCGCTTTAACGGAGAGAGCACTTCGCATCCTCCAGGACTTGGCTGGGACACAGGGCATTGCTTACGCTGCTGGGAGAGGAGGTCTGGGAGCAGGTGGCCGAGTAGGTGGCCGAGCCGGCGGCCGAGCAGGTGGCCGAGCAGGTGGCCGGGAGGGCGGCAGGGCAGGAGCCAGGGGAGGTCGTAGGG GCAGTATGACGAGCACATTTTTCTATGATGATGAAATGCTGCTTCTAAAACAAGATAATGATGTCAGTGAAGGAATGTTGCTTCAACAACAAGATAATGTTCAGCCTATAAGTGTGGATACCACTCATTTATGGTCGACCGATCAG ATATTTGAAACTGTTGATGACCTTAAACAATGGGCTAAGAATGTTGGGAAGGACAATGGATATGCGATTGTGACTGGAAGGTCTGATTATTCCAGAAAAGGTGGAAATATGTATATTGTTCTGCGGTGCTCGAAGCATGGTGTGTACATCCCGTACAAGGACCCTAAGTCCTTCAAGTACAACTCCACCGGATCACAAAAATGTGATTGTCCTTTTAAACTTAAAGGACGACCTACGGAGGGTGATAAAAATTGGTGGCTGAAAGTGTTGGAAGGggtacacaaccatgaaccagctggATCTTTGGTTGGCCATTCCTATGCTGGTCGACtaacagaagaagagaaggttcAAGTCGACAGCATGAATAACAATTGGGTCCCACCGAGACACATGTTGGCCACTTTGAAGGAAAATAATCCGGGTAACTTGTCTACCATCACTCAAGTGTATAATCGCATCAAAAAAGTTAAAGAATTAGACCGCGGGCCACTTACAGAGATGCAATATTTGCTGAAGAAGTTGGCAGAAGCCAACTATgttcactttgaaagacatgaagAAGATTCGGGTGTCATTATGGAACTTTTCTGGGCTCATCCTAATGCTATTAAactcttcaacacattccctcaCGTGGTaatcatggattgcacatacaagacaaacaaatttcAAATTCCATTGCTTGAAATGGTTGGCCTCACTTCTACTGGTCTGACTTACTCCATTGCATTTTGCTACATGACTCGTGAGCGCACACCTGACTATGTTTGGGCCTTGGAGTGCATGAAATCTCTACTTGCTGACCCTGCCCGATTACCTGGAGTGATTGTGACTGATAGGGAATTGGCTTTACTCAGTGCTGTTCGGAATATTTTTCCTGAGGCTACCCATTTACTATGCCTAttccacataaacaagaatgttGAGGCAAAGTGCAAATTGTGGGTTGACACAACGGATTTTAAAGCCTTAGTGATGCAAAAGTGGAATGAAGTGGTATATGCGGAAACAACTACACAATTTGAGGAGGAATGGAGCGacatgtgtgatatgtgtaaggATCATCCAAGGTTCACATCGTACATTTATGACACTTGGTTGGttcacaaggagaaatttgtGAAGGCATGGACAAACAGAGTGAAGCATTTTGGAacgacaacaagtaacag GGCTGAAAGTGCACATGCAAGCTTGAAGAAGATGCTTAGGAATGGCAAGGGTAACCTGTGCGATTCATGGGAAGCAATTGATAGGTTGACCATTGTACACCACAATGCAATacaagcatcgtttgagcgcagtattaaCATTGTAGAGCACCGTTTCAAGTCTCCAATGTATAAGAATATGAGAGGATTCGTTGCTAAACATGCACTTCACCTAATGTATGATGAACAAAACAGATTTTGGGGTCATGGTGAGAAATGCGGTTGCGTGATGAAAgtcactcatggactaccttgcgcttGTGCACTTCAGAGTATTGCCTCAATTCCGTATGCAGCAGTtgatccattctggaagatacTTTCTTGGGAACAAGTGCCTGTTGTGGAGAGTCAAACCTCAAACAGTGGATGCATGCCGCTAGAGATTGAGGCTTTGTGGGCTCATTTCAATACCTTGGATGATGCGGGCCAAAGTATGCTGAGAAGGAAGCTTAAAGAGCTTTATTGTCCTCAAATCAGTTCATTGTGTCCTCCTGAAGTGAAGATAAAGCACAATCAATCGTCCAAGGAGAGGAAAACCAAACCTCCCAGAGGTCAATCAATAGGATCCACCCAGCGTGACCTTTCACATTGGGAACATGTTGACAATCAGACCAAAGAACAAGAATCGAAAGCTAGCAAGAGGAAACCTAGGCTCACcaaaactcctaaaacaactccaACATCGCAAGCTCCTAAGTCAAAGAACAAGATGGCTATGACGGCCACCGGCTCCAAAATCTACTTACCGGAGTTGCCATCTTTTTTATGGCCATATATACATGAAGTGATAGATGTTGTCGGGGATGGTAATTGTGGATACAGAGCCGTCGCTGCATTGCTGGACCTTCAGAACGGTCAGGACGGTTGGCCTCGGGTTAGGGAAGAGCTGATTGTAGAACTCACACTCTATGAGAAACACTATACACGCATGTGGGGTTATGATGTG AGCCACTAA
- the LOC130711221 gene encoding protein MAIN-LIKE 2-like, with protein sequence MPPLQRDPPFPGGPVELSLMQHYPDHIAPWTWHTLLGTTDPRYSERGDLRLATAGTKLGLMTCEGDNYREVRLIVERSGLYPLVRCSYVETDPGLISALVERWHEETSSFHMPFGEMTVTLDDVSALLHIPRPALCC encoded by the exons ATGCCGCCGCTCCAGAGAGATCCACCGTTTCCTGGTGGGCCGGTTGAGTTGTCACTTATGCAGCATTACCCGGATCACATAGCGCCGTGGACGTGGCATACCCTACTAGGCACCACTGACCCTCGTTATTCTGAGCGAGGTGATTTGAGGCTTGCCACTGCTGGTACGAAGCTCGGGCTGATGACGTGTGAGGGGGACAATTACAGGGAGGTCCGCTTGATTGTGGAGAGGAGCGGACTGTATCCACTGGTCAGGTGCAGCTATGTAGAGACGGATCCAGGGCTTATATCGGCCCTTGTGGAGAGGTGGCACGAGGAGACTAGTAGTTTCCACATGCCATTTGGGGAGATGACTGTCACCCTTGACGACGTCTCCGCTCTTCTTCACATCCCG AGACCTGCGCTTTGCTGTTAG